The Paenibacillus mucilaginosus 3016 genome includes the window CATCCGCTCCCAGCTCGAAGGACTTGAAGCCCCGGCCTTCCGGCACCTGTCCGAGCACTACCGCTCCCGCCCCGTCCCCGAAGAGAATGCAGGTGTTGCGGTCCGTATAATCGGTGATGCGGGAGAGCACTTCGGCTCCCACCACCAAGGCGTATTTGTACATGCCCGTGGCGATGAAGTTCGCCGCATTCGCCAGGCCGTAGATGAAGCCGGAGCAGGCTGCCGAGAGATCGAAAGCCGCCGCCTTCTTCGCCCCCAGCTTGTCCTGCAGGATGCAGGAGGTCGACGGGAACGACATATCCGGCGTCACCGTAGCGACGATGATAAGGTCGATCTCTTCCGGCGTAATGCCGGCCTGGGCGATCGCTTTGAGCGAAGCTTCATACGCCAGGTCGGAGGCCGCCTGCTCGGCGGAAGCAAGCCGGCGTTCGCGGATGCCCGTCCGGGTGACGATCCATTCGTCGTTCGTCTCGACCATCTGCTCGAGCTGTTGATTCGTAAGCACGCGGTCCGGCACATACTTGCCGGAGCCGATAATGCCGACTGGATGTAAATTCATGGGGATTCCCACTCGCTTCCCTTACTGATTTCCACAGAGATGCTGCGGACGAGGTCATTGCTGAGCGCGGTGCGCGCCTGCCGCACCGCATTCTTGAAGGCGGTCGCGTTGGAGGAGCCGTGGCTCTTGAGCACGAGCCCCTCAAGGCCGAGCAGCGGCGCGGCGCCGTGCTCCGTGTAATCCATCTTGCTGCGGAAACGGCCGAGACCGTTCTTCACAAGAGCCGCCGCCAGCTTCGTATACCAGGTGCGCGTGAACTCCGCCTTGAGGACGGAGAAGACCGCCGAAGCGGTGCCCTCCATCGACTTGAGCATGATGTTCCCCGCAAAGCCGTCGCATACGAGCACGTCGCAGGGCTTCTGGAGCACGTCGCGCGACTCCACGTTGCCGACGAAGTCCACTGGTGCCGTCTCCAGCAGCGGGAACGCCGCTTTCGTCACTTCGTTGCCCTTCATCGCTTCCGTCCCTACGTTCAGAAGGCCGACACGGGGCTTCTTCATCCCGTGCACCTTCATCCGGTAGATGCTGCCCATGATGGCGTACTGGACAAGCTGCTGCGCCGTGGCGTCCATGTTGGCGCCGAGATCCAGCGCCAGCACGCC containing:
- a CDS encoding beta-ketoacyl-ACP synthase III; translation: MNLHPVGIIGSGKYVPDRVLTNQQLEQMVETNDEWIVTRTGIRERRLASAEQAASDLAYEASLKAIAQAGITPEEIDLIIVATVTPDMSFPSTSCILQDKLGAKKAAAFDLSAACSGFIYGLANAANFIATGMYKYALVVGAEVLSRITDYTDRNTCILFGDGAGAVVLGQVPEGRGFKSFELGADGSGGSLLKVEAGGSRCPSTPESLQGKGHYIYMAGSDVFKFAVRIMGSAAEEALRKAGIEKSEIDLLVPHQANIRIIQSALNRLELSEDKCMVNLDKYGNMSAASIPVALAEAVEEGRVKEGDCLVLVGFGGGLTWGASVLIW
- the plsX gene encoding phosphate acyltransferase PlsX, translating into MRIAIDAMGGDHAPGACVEGALAAAAEYPDTVIVLVGDTARLEPLLQGRRPANLELRHASEVIEADDEPVKAVRRKKDSSMVVAGRMVKEGEVGAMISAGNTGALMTTGLLVVGRMKGIERPALAPMLPTLDGEGVLALDLGANMDATAQQLVQYAIMGSIYRMKVHGMKKPRVGLLNVGTEAMKGNEVTKAAFPLLETAPVDFVGNVESRDVLQKPCDVLVCDGFAGNIMLKSMEGTASAVFSVLKAEFTRTWYTKLAAALVKNGLGRFRSKMDYTEHGAAPLLGLEGLVLKSHGSSNATAFKNAVRQARTALSNDLVRSISVEISKGSEWESP